In Alphaproteobacteria bacterium, one DNA window encodes the following:
- the ssb gene encoding single-stranded DNA-binding protein has translation MMAGSVNKVILVGNLGADPDVRSFQNGGKVANLSIATSESWKDKTSGERKEKTEWHRVSILSEPLVRICEQYLKKGAKIYLEGQLETRKWTDQSGQERYTTEVVLRPFTGILTMLDGRSGDSSSYGNNSASNGQAFNDQSDSFSSFPPAGAYGQPSAGPKSGHSDLDDEVPF, from the coding sequence ATCATGGCAGGCAGTGTAAATAAAGTTATTTTAGTTGGCAATCTAGGAGCAGATCCTGACGTTCGCTCATTTCAAAATGGCGGAAAAGTCGCAAACCTATCAATTGCAACATCAGAGTCATGGAAAGACAAAACCTCTGGTGAACGCAAAGAAAAAACAGAATGGCACCGTGTTTCAATCTTAAGCGAACCTCTTGTGCGCATCTGTGAACAATATCTCAAAAAAGGCGCAAAAATTTACCTTGAAGGTCAATTGGAAACACGCAAATGGACTGATCAATCAGGACAAGAGCGCTACACAACTGAAGTTGTTCTCCGCCCTTTCACAGGTATCTTGACCATGTTAGATGGCCGTTCAGGTGATTCATCTTCTTATGGCAACAACTCTGCTTCTAACGGACAGGCTTTTAATGATCAAAGCGACTCTTTCTCAAGCTTCCCACCAGCAGGCGCTTATGGGCAACCTTCTGCAGGCCCAAAATCAGGCCATTCAGATCTTGATGACGAAGTTCCATTTTGA
- a CDS encoding SEL1-like repeat protein, producing FMDTLSVYLTCDNIAWIDMAMAAEEAHAIAIFMRAGAYYLYDVNTKSLEDNYDPRYSALQFGTLSAAREYLLTKYEKYAQVKEPGDGCVFFVERGGRVQNYPTCTQEEDRLKFLETVRALKAFKLNGQKLKEIQKKIFETALKFAAEGNVDAEYQLAECYEKGEGTDLDLSKALEYYERAAKQGHEGAIEALKRLEG from the coding sequence GCTTTATGGATACATTATCTGTCTATTTAACATGTGATAATATAGCCTGGATCGATATGGCGATGGCTGCTGAAGAGGCCCACGCAATTGCAATATTTATGCGCGCAGGAGCTTACTATCTTTATGATGTCAATACAAAGTCTTTGGAAGATAATTACGATCCGCGCTACAGTGCACTGCAATTCGGTACTTTAAGTGCAGCCCGTGAGTATCTTTTGACCAAATATGAAAAGTATGCACAAGTAAAGGAGCCAGGTGATGGCTGTGTATTTTTTGTTGAACGCGGCGGAAGAGTACAAAACTATCCAACATGCACACAAGAAGAGGATCGTCTTAAATTTTTAGAGACTGTAAGGGCATTAAAAGCTTTTAAACTGAATGGCCAAAAACTAAAGGAAATTCAAAAAAAGATCTTCGAGACTGCACTCAAATTTGCAGCCGAAGGTAATGTTGATGCAGAATATCAGCTCGCTGAATGTTATGAGAAAGGCGAGGGGACAGATCTAGATCTTTCTAAAGCGCTTGAATATTACGAAAGAGCAGCAAAGCAAGGCCATGAAGGAGCCATAGAGGCGCTAAAAAGACTTGAGGGTTAA